From Anopheles arabiensis isolate DONGOLA chromosome 3, AaraD3, whole genome shotgun sequence, a single genomic window includes:
- the LOC120903314 gene encoding elongation factor G, mitochondrial produces the protein MTISNLIRSRYSLAAAKSFLENVKSFSSHATFAEHKQLEKIRNIGISAHIDSGKTTLTERILFYTGRIKEMHEVKGKDNVGATMDSMELERQRGITIQSAATYTIWKDHNINIIDTPGHVDFTVEVERALRVLDGAVLVLCSVGGVQSQTLTVNRQMKRYNVPCLAFINKLDRSGANPYRVLGQMRSKLNHNAAFVQLPIGVESNCKGVIDLVKQRALYFEEPYGLKIREDEIPADMRTESAERRQELIEHLSNVDEKIGELFLEEREATVDDIMGAIRRSTLKRAFTPVLVGTALKNKGVQPLLDAVLDYLPHPGEVENVALVEKKDEEPQKVPLNPARDGKDPFVGLAFKLEAGRFGQLTYLRCYQGVLRKGDNIFNTRSGKKIRLARLVRLHSNQMEDVNEVYAGDIFALFGVDCASGDTFVTNPKLELSMESIFVPDPVVSMAIKPTNSKDRDNFAKAIARFTKEDPTFHFEYDADVKETLVSGMGELHLEIYAQRMEREYNCPVTLGKPKVAFRETLIGPCEFDYLHKKQSGGQGQYARVSGILEPLPPHQNTTIEFVDETMGTNVPKQFIPGIEKGFRQMAEKGLLSGHKLSGIKFRLQDGAHHIVDSSELAFMLAAQGAIKSVFENGSWQILEPIMMVEVTAPEEFQGTVIGQLNKRHGIITGTEGAEGWFTVYAEVPLNDMFGYAGELRSSTQGKGEFSMEYSRYSPCMPEVQEKLCHEYQVSQGLVVDKKQKKKN, from the exons ATGACTATCAGCAATTTGATACGTTCGCGCTACTCGCTAGCTGCCGCTAAATCGTTTCTGGAG AACGTGAAATCATTCTCCAGCCATGCAACGTTTGCGGAGCACAAGCAGCTGGAAAAGATTCGCAACATCGGCATCTCGGCACACATCGACAGCGGCAAGACGACGCTGACCGAGCGCATCCTGTTCTACACCGGGCGCATCAAGGAGATGCACGAGGTGAAGGGCAAGGACAATGTGGGCGCTACGATGGACTCGATGGAGCTGGAGCGGCAGCGCGGCATCACGATCCAGTCGGCCGCGACGTACACGATCTGGAAGGAtcacaacatcaacatcatcgaTACGCCCGGGCACGTCGACTTTACGGTCGAGGTGGAGCGTGCCCTGCGCGTGCTGGACGGTgcggtgctggtgctgtgcAGTGTCGGCGGTGTCCAGAGCCAAACGCTCACCGTGAACCGGCAGATGAAGCGCTACAATGTGCCGTGCTTGGCGTTCATCAACAAGCTCGACCGGTCCGGGGCCAATCCGTACCGGGTGCTGGGCCAGATGCGCTCCAAGCTGAACCACAACGCAGCGTTCGTGCAGCTGCCCATTGGGGTAGAAAGTAACTGCAAGGGTGTGATCGATCTCGTCAAACAGCGTGCACTGTACTTCGAGGAACCGTACGGGCTGAAAATACGGGAGGATGAAATTCCGGCCGATatgcgcacggaaagcgcggAGAGGAGGCAGGAACTGATCGAACATTTATCGAACGTGGACGAAAAGATTGGCGAACTGTTCCTGGAGGAGCGGGAGGCGACGGTGGACGACATTATGGGTGCGATTCGACGGTCGACGCTGAAGCGTGCCTTTACGCCGGTGCTTGTCGGTACGGCGCTGAAGAATAAGGGCGTTCAGCCGCTGCTGGACGCGGTGCTGGACTATCTGCCCCACCCGGGAGAGGTCGAGAATGTGGCGCTGGTCGAGAAGAAGGACGAAGAACCGCAGAAGGTGCCGCTGAATCCGGCTCGCGATGGAAAGGATCCGTTCGTTGGGTTAGCGTTCAAGCTGGAGGCTGGCCGGTTCGGTCAGCTGACCTATCTGCGCTGCTACCAGGGCGTGCTGCGCAAGGGTGAcaacattttcaacacacGGTCGGGCAAAAAGATTCGCCTGGCGCGGCTGGTCCGGCTACACTCCAACCAAATGGAGGACGTGAACGAGGTGTACGCTGGGGACATTTTCGCACTGTTTGGTGTCGACTGTGCATCGGGCGATACGTTCGTCACCAATCCGAAGCTGGAACTGTCGATGGAATCGATTTTCGTACCCGATCCGGTCGTGTCGATGGCAATCAAACCGACCAACTCGAAGGATCGCGACAACTTCGCCAAAGCGATCGCGCGCTTCACCAAGGAAGATCCAACGTTCCACTTCGAGTACGACGCGGACGTGAAGGAAACGCTCGTCTCGGGTATGGGTGAGCTGCATCTCGAAATCTACGCCCAGCGCATGGAGCGGGAGTACAACTGTCCGGTAACGCTCGGCAAGCCCAAGGTAGCGTTCCGCGAAACGCTCATCGGACCGTGCGAGTTTGACTATCTGCACAAGAAGCAGTCCGGCGGGCAAGGACAGTATGCGCGCGTTTCGGGAATACTGGAACCGCTGCCACCGCACCAAAACACCACGATCGAGTTCGTGGACGAAACGATGGGCACGAATGTGCCGAAACAGTTCATCCCCGGTATCGAGAAAGGATTCCGCCAGATGGCGGAAAAGGGTCTCCTATCGGGCCACAAGCTGTCCGGCATTAAGTTCCGCCTGCAGGACGGTGCCCACCACATCGTAGACTCGAGCGAACTTGCGTTCATGCTGGCGGCCCAGGGCGCCATCAAGAGTGTGTTCGAAAACGGTAGCTGGCAGAtactggaaccgatcatgatgGTGGAGGTGACGGCACCGGAAGAGTTCCAGGGCACGGTGATTGGGCAGCTGAACAAGCGGCACGGTATCATTACGGGTACGGAGGGTGCCGAGGGTTGGTTTACCGTGTACGCGGAGGTGCCACTGAACGACATGTTCGGGTACGCCGGTGAGCTGCGCTCGAGCACGCAGGGCAAGGGTGAGTTTAGCATGGAGTATAGCCGCTACTCGCCCTGTATGCCCGAGGTGCAGGAAAAGCTGTGCCACGAGTACCAGGTGTCGCAGGGCCTGGTGGTCGacaagaagcagaagaagaagaactaa
- the LOC120905009 gene encoding thioredoxin domain-containing protein 17, with product MRASLVRFAKMVVKHKVTGYEEFTKLAESLESTGEPVHILFTGSKDENGESWCPYCVKAAPVVTKALESAPEKSHFITVEIERPFWKDLNCPYRKDPRTHLVFLPTLLRWRSPQRLDGSQCANADLVDMLFQDED from the exons ATGCGTGCTAGTCTTGTGCGGTTTGCAAAGATGGTAGTAAAGCATAAGGTAACCGGGTACGAGGAGTTCACGAAGCTGGCCGAAAGTTTGGAAAGCACCGGCGAACCGGTGCACATTCTGTTCACCGGCAGCAAGGATGAGAACGGGGAAAGCTGGTGTCCGTACTGTGTGAAGG CCGCACCTGTCGTCACGAAGGCGCTGGAATCTGCGCCGGAAAAGAGCCACTTCATCACGGTAGAAATCGAGCGTCCATT CTGGAAAGATCTGAATTGCCCGTACCGTAAGGATCCACGGACCCATCTGGTGTTTCTACCGACGCTGCTGCGATGGCGATCGCCCCAGCGGCTGGACGGTTCCCAGTGTGCCAACGCTGATCTGGTTGATATGTTGTTCCAGGATGAagactag
- the LOC120905005 gene encoding vacuolar protein sorting-associated protein 52 homolog, which translates to MAEAVLIGEQIEDDEVQEILKTGTDLRQYAAQIEKEFKEVENRSIDDYIKESQNIANLHNQIGNTSNILERMESMLMDIQDALNNISTEITSLQKKSVSMSVQLTNRQSIRAQISQFIEDMAVPEEMVSCIMDSPVTEKEFVAHLNELNHKLNLMKELNFKESKSSQDVSDVLQKLKIKAMSKLRLYLMEQIYKFRKPMANYQIPQNAMLKYKFFFEFILSNERTVAQEICNEYVDTMSKIYYSYFKSYSTRLGSLKFEEAVSKDDLMGLDDSGPKGIFSKTSSLKNKSTVFSIGDRGEVLNQQLEAPIIVPHAQQKFRYAYEALFRSEQYALVDNACREYLFVTDFFIVRGAQAQELFNQIMGKTTALLIKNLETYVQDCYDTIALFLCIQLCFRYQLMCHKRCVPALDKYWDNLHAVIWPRFEQVFRMNIQSIQDCDPTKFPKETGPHYITRRYAEFSAAIVGITENFPNELVSHMLLELQEEVKCFMLRMAAIFTTRKEQLIYLINNYDLVLGVLMERTRDNSKEAEAFRELLSTRSAEYVEEILAPHLGGIIQFVKDCEQMRDKEQTEELKRQERRSLQLVANFSANWKKSLEELNREVFLSFPSLLTGSQLLQLALAQLVQYYHKFYKLLTPNARAQLVNIHVIMIEVKKYKSNF; encoded by the exons ATGGCTGAGGCGGTCCTGATCGGCGAACAGATCGAGGACGATGAGGTGCAGGAGATTCTCAAAACGGGCACGGATCTGCGCCAGTACGCGGCCCAGATCGAGAAGGAGTTCAAGGAGGTGGAGAATCGGTCCATCGATGATTACATCAAGGAGAGCCAAAACATTGCCAACCTGCACAACCAGATCGGCAACACGTCGAACATACTGGAGCGGATGGAGTCGATGCTGATGGACATACAGGATGCGCTGAACAACATCAGCACCGAGATCACGTCGCTGCAGAAAAAGTCCGTCTCGATGTCGGTGCAGCTCACCAACCGGCAGTCGATACGGGCGCAAATCTCGCAGTTCATCGAGGATATGGCCGTGCCGGAGGAGATGGTCAGCTGCATCATGGACAGCCCGGTGACGGAGAAAGAGTTTGTGGCCCATCTGAACGAGCTGAACCACAAGCTGAACCTGATGAAGGAGCTTAACTTTAAGGAGAGCAAATCGTCGCAGGACGTGAGCGACGTGCTGCAGAAGCTGAAGATTAAAGCGATGAGCAAGCTGCGCCTCTACCTGATGGAGCAGATCTACAAGTTCCGCAAACCGATGGCCAACTATCAGATTCCGCAGAACGCGATGCTGAAGTACAAGTTTTTCTTCGAGTTTATTCTGTCGAACGAGCGGACCGTGGCGCAGGAGATCTGCAACGAGTACGTCGACACGATGAGCAAGATTTACTACAGCTACTTTAAGAGCTACTCGACGCGGCTGGGCTCGCTCAAGTTCGAGGAAGCCGTATCGAAGGACGATCTGATGGGGCTGGATGATTCCGGGCCGAAGGGAATCTTTTCCAAGACGAGCTCGCTGAAGAACAAGAGCACGGTGTTTTCGATCGGCGACCGGGGCGAAGTACTTAATCAGCAGCTCGAGGCACCGATCATTGTGCCGCACGCGCAGCAAAAGTTCCGGTACGCGTACGAAGCCCTGTTCCGGTCGGAGCAGTACGCCCTGGTGGACAATGCCTGCCGGGAGTATCTGTTTGTGACGGACTTTTTCATCGTGCGGGGAGCGCAGGCACAAGAGCTGTTTAATCAGATCATGGGAAAAACGACCGCACTGTTAATT AAAAATCTGGAAACCTACGTGCAAGATTGTTACGATACGATAGCACTGTTCCTGTGCATCCAGCTATGCTTCCGGTATCAGCTGATGTGCCACAAAAGATGCGTTCCTGCGTTAGACAA ATATTGGGACAACTTGCATGCTGTGATCTGGCCCCGATTTGAGCAGGTGTTTCGTATGAACATTCAAAGCATCCAGGACTGTGATCCGACCAAATTCCCCAAAGAAACTGGACCACACTAT ATAACGCGCCGGTACGCGGAATTTTCTGCCGCCATCGTGGGCATTACGGAAAACTTCCCGAACGAGCTGGTTAGCCACATGCTGCTCGAACTGCAGGAAGAGGTAAAGTGTTTCATGCTGCGTATGGCGGCCATTTTCACCACACGCAAGGAACAGCTGATCTATCTAATTAACAACTACGATCTGGTGCTCGGCGTGCTGATGGAACGCACGCGAGACAACTCGAAGGAGGCGGAAGCGTTCCGCGAATTGCTGAGCACGCGGAGTGCCGAGTATGTGGAGGAAATTCTAGCGCCCCATCTGGGCGGCATCATACAGTTCGTGAAGGACTGTGAGCAGATGCGCGATAAGGAGCAGACGGAGGAGCTGAAGCGCCAGGAGCGCCGTTCGTTACAGCTGGTGGCAAACTTTAGTGCCAACTGGAAGAAGTCGCTCGAGGAGCTTAACCGTGAGGTGTTTCTATCATTCCCATCGCTGTTGACCGGGtcgcagctgctgcagcttgcGCTGGCCCAGCTCGTGCAATACTATCACAAGTTTTACAAACTGCTGACACCGAATGCGCGGGCACAGCTGGTAAACATTCATGTGATAATGATCGAGGTGAAGAAGTACAAGAGCAACTTCTAG
- the LOC120905006 gene encoding probable tRNA (guanine(26)-N(2))-dimethyltransferase, protein MARAILFTCGAVRFAAKHRLARNLVPFPVKIHSRTLTTMAEGDTKTGSLKTIREGSAEILVAEHVFYNPVQEFNRDLSICVLTTFSRIYQREKSAERQRKNASDDATNGPDTKLEAGVKHENGLRILEALSATGLRSIRYAKEIPGVKEIIANDLSKSAVESIEQNVKHNQIEHLITPSYNDAMTLMYMSTKPEQRFTAIDLDPYGHPTRFLDGAVQSIEDGGLLLITATDMAVLAGNTPEACYVKYGSVPLKTKACHEMALRILLRCIETTATRYGRYMKPLLSISADFYIRVFVRIYTGQYACKKSSSKQSMVFQCTGCEALTLQPLGILKPNPTEANPQQIKFGIPTGPFVGSRCEHCNHQHHMGGPIWSAPLHDEQFLAELLQTVEQEDSKRLTTIRRIYGTLTVIREELHDVPLYYTLDRMCGILKLESIGMLKLRSALLHAGFRVSYSHASRTSIKTDAPIGVLWDILRCWHRLHPVKADRFLEGVPLTAILRKEPAKVYNIDEIHPDANPPSRKESLSRFPENPAAHWGPGTRATQMVSDNKMLKSAQNQNKRKQKRTPKGDSAEEESQNDVKADSESPERKVPKTITTDC, encoded by the exons ATGGCACGTGCGATCTTGTTTACGTGTGGTGCGGTACGATTTGCAGCAAAACACCGGCTCGCTAGGAATTTGGTGCCCTTTCCAGTAAAGATACATTCCCGTACACTAACCACCATGGCTGAGGGTGATACAAAAACGGGTTCGCTGAAAACGATACGCGAAGGCAGCGCGGAAATACTGGTCGCCGAGCATGTGTTCTACAACCCAGTGCAGGAATTTAATCGTGATTTGAGCATCTGCGTGCTGACCACCTTCTCGCGGATTTACCAAAGGGAAAAGAGCGCCGAACGGCAACGAAAGAATGCATCGGACGATGCGACGAACGGACCCGATACCAAGCTCGAGGCAGGTGTGAAGCATGAG AATGGATTACGCATCCTGGAGGCGCTGTCGGCGACGGGACTGCGCAGCATACGTTATGCGAAAGAAATTCCGGGCGTCAAGGAAATCATAGCAAACGACCTCTCCAAGTCAGCGGTGGAATCGATCGAGCAAAATGTGAAGCACAATCAGATAGAGCATCTAATCACACCCAGCTACAATGATGCGAT GACGCTTATGTACATGTCGACCAAACCGGAACAACGCTTCACCGCGATCGATCTCGATCCGTACGGCCATCCGACGCGCTTCCTGGACGGAGCCGTCCAAAGCATTGAGGACGGTGGACTGCTTCTCATCACCGCGACCGATATGGCCGTTCTGGCTGGCAACACACCGGAAGCGTGCTACGTCAAGTATGGTTCGGTGCCGCTCAAAACGAAAGCCTGCCACGAGATGGCGTTGCGCATTCTGCTTCGCTGCATCGAAACGACGGCCACGCGGTACGGCCGCTACATGAAACCATTGCTCAGCATATCGGCCGACTTCTATATACGCGTGTTTGTGCGCATCTACACCGGCCAGTACGCGTGCaagaagagcagcagcaagcaatcGATGGTGTTCCAGTGTACGGGCTGCGAGGCACTCACTCTGCAACCGCTGGGCATTCTCAAGCCGAACCCGACCGAGGCGAACCCGCAGCAGATCAAGTTTGGCATACCGACCGGTCCGTTTGTCGGCAGCCGGTGTGAGCATTGCAACCATCAGCACCACATGGGCGGTCCGATATGGTCGGCTCCGTTGCACGATGAGCAGTTCTTGGCCGAGCTGCTGCAGACGGTGGAGCAGGAGGATTCAAAGCGATTGACGACGATCCGGCGCATCTATGGCACACTGACGGTGATCCGAGAGGAGCTGCACGATGTGCCACTGTACTACACGCTGGACCGCATGTGTGGCATACTGAAGCTGGAATCGATCGGAATGCTAAAGCTACGGTCCGCGCTGCTGCATGCCGGCTTTCGGGTGTCTTACTCCCACGCTAGCCGTACCTCAATCAAAACCGATGCACCGATCGGTGTGCTGTGGGACATTTTGCGCTGCTGGCATCGGTTACACCCAGTTAAGGCTGACCGGTTTCTGGAGGGCGTACCGCTGACGGCCATTTTACGAAAGGAACCGGCCAAAGTGTACAATATCGATGAAATACATCCGGATGCGAACCCGCCCAGCCGGAAGGAATCATTGAGCCGGTTCCCGGAGAATCCTGCCGCCCACTGGGGCCCTGGAACGCGGGCGACACAAAT GGTAAGCGACAACAAAATGCTAAAAAGTGCCCAAAATCAGAATAAGCGGAAGCAAAAACGAACTCCCAAAGGAGACTCCGCTGAGGAGGAGTCGCAGAATGATGTCAAGGCCGATAGCGAATCGCCGGAGAGAAAGGTACCGAAAACGATTACTACGGACTGCTGA
- the LOC120905007 gene encoding uncharacterized protein LOC120905007, which yields MVQKQPKTPIKRERNEEHIPCIEGEGVYRKPLPVPPETQPSKRWSDSLPPNERVFYHQTLSSARRAAHFANHGQIPVDALDITLAAQYNHSDDLFLGKNDVVLQEETLGRSTFRRLRNTRDLSPEKIIPLKHPLLIGGLKEKASPNSVKLMNTGPHTPLTNPGYSRQSGDGNFFNY from the exons ATGGTGCAGAAACAACCGAAAACACCAATAAAGCGCGAACGAAACGAAGAACACATTCCCTGTATCGAAGGCGAAGGAGTCTATCGGAAGCCGCTACCAGTACCACCGGAAACACAGCCCTCAAAACGATGGTCCGATTCGTTGCCACCTAATGAACGTGTGTTCTACCACCAAACGCTGAGTTCGGCAAGGCGAGCAGCTCACTTCGCTAACCATGG CCAAATACCAGTAGATGCTCTCGATATTACGCTAGCCGCCCAGTACAACCACTCGGACGATCTGTTTCTCGGCAAGAATGACGTTGTGCTGCAGGAAGAAACGCTGGGCCGGAGCACGTTCCGTCGGCTCCGCAACACACGTGATTTGAGTCCGGAAAAAATCATCCCACTCAAGCATCCACTCCTTATCGGTGGGCTGAAGGAGAAGGCTTCGCCGAACAGTGTCAAATTGATGAATACCGGACCGCACACACCGTTGACGAATCCTGGCTATTCGCGCCAGTCCGGGGATGGAAATTTCTTCAATTATTAA
- the LOC120905008 gene encoding serine/arginine-rich splicing factor 2, with translation MSGYARPPPRIDGMISLKVDNLTYRTTPDDLRRVFERCGEVGDIYIPRDRHTRESRGFAFVRFYDKRDAEDALDAMDGRMLDGRELRVQMARYGRPTSPQRRGNRYNGRERGRSRERHRRRSRSRSPEHRRRSYSRSKSRTPRSRSGSKSSRGKDSRSRSPAERGHY, from the exons ATGAGTGGATACGCACGTCCGCCTCCGAGAATAGATGGAATGATTTCACTGAAG GTCGACAACTTAACCTACCGCACAACACCGGATGATTTGAGACGGGTGTTTGAACGTTGCGGAGAAGTCGGAGATATTTACATTCCCCGCGATCGACACACGCGTGAAAGCCGTGGCTTTGCCTTCGTCCG ATTCTATGACAAGCGTGATGCCGAAGACGCACTAGACGCCATGGACGGACGCATGTTGGACGGCAGGGAGCTCCGCGTCCAAATGGCTCGTTACGGGCGGCCAACTTCTCCACAGCGTCGCGGAAACCGATACAACGGTCGTGAACGGGGACGCTCCCGTGAACGCCACCGTCGCCGCTCTCGGTCTCGCAGCCCCGAGCATCGGCGCCGTTCGTACTCTCGCTCTAAGTCCCGTACACCGCGCTCCCGATCGGGCAGTAAATCATCTCGCGGCAAGGATTCCCGCTCTCGCAGCCCTGCCGAACGTGGACACTACTAG
- the LOC120900607 gene encoding ribonuclease Z, mitochondrial has translation MYTISRLVNSNVVRSKVSARWNSAHKKLNKLLSKMPLDPKHIAEAQKQRLKLKQKVSKVSPGIVNLQVLGCGAPGTPASVYLFTDQTRYLFNCGEGTQRLAYEHKTKLSCLENIFMTRTNWERIGGLPGICLTMQDVGVPAVSLHGPPGLDELFKAMRRFVILKDMKVEASEYATGDVYEDHVMTLRYVVINRQPASGAREAGSDEDQNQDEATVDDTDYYAYERKRETLQKPQSEAVKSVQSTNWTKREESSVMAYICKLKPRHGQLSLEKCVELGVPPGPLLGQLKNGNDVTLPDGRVVRSCEVRAPDDPGPVFMFIDIPSREYMDDFVAKAELFEKYQQTAAEESDQAIFVVHFSPLDVMRCDEYRQFMDRFSASTRHIALNEVNSFSGYIAAHRIQYHLNQLDGQIFPLLREENNQYADPPANDTYLVRSSSLSYMHIRPPKGIDRTLEASLNPQEYLNELELLPDFKEVLAELKQQLAQHTARRSAAVRAEQFPRLIFLGTGSSIPNKTRNVSAILILTSKQSSILLDCGEGTVGQIWRVFGKEQAEEILQSIKTVYISHLHADHHLGLIGLLQARKKLLGDNCERLTLVAPEQISYWLRLYDCRFETIHKDYVLVKNADLLENPLQDEKLLAMGIKEIATCRVRHCPHSFGVALKVASLGTHPETNIEGDVKITYSGDTMPCESLIELGRDSTVLIHEATMEDELAAEARIKMHSTLSQAIEQGRKMNARYTLLTHFSQRYAKIPRLRPDQQQTGLGTDLGIAFDNMEVTLDDLPTLCKFYPALKAMFISHFEEMEQKAIKRGNKKLRLETATGSKECSPTR, from the exons ATGTATACAATCAGCAGATTGGTAAACTCTAATGTAGTTAGATCAAAAGTGTCTGCACGCTGGAATTCTGCGCATAAGAAATTGAACAAGCTGCTCAGCAAAATGCCGCTCGATCCGAAACACATTGCCGAGGCACAGAAGCAACGTTTGAAGCTGAAGCAAAAGGTGTCGAAAGTTTCACCCGGCATCGTGAACCTGCAGGTGTTGGGATGCGGTGCACCGGGCACACCGGCCTCGGTGTATCTGTTTACGGACCAAACCCGCTACCTGTTCAACTGTGGCGAAGGTACGCAAAGGCTGGCGTACGAGCATAAAACGAAGCTGTCCTGTttggaaaacattttcatgACACGAACCAACTGGGAACGGATCGGCGGCCTGCCAGGCATCTGCTTGACGATGCAAGACGTCGGTGTGCCGGCCGTGTCGCTTCACGGACCGCCCGGGCTGGACGAGCTGTTTAAAGCGATGCGACGGTTCGTCATACTGAAGGACATGAAGGTGGAAGCATCCGAGTATGCGACGGGGGATGTGTACGAGGACCACGTTATGACGCTACGCTACGTCGTGATCAATCGGCAACCGGCCAGCGGTGCCAGGGAAGCCGGATCCGACGAAGACCAGAACCAGGATGAAGCCACCGTTGACGATACGGATTACTATGCGTACGAGAGAAAACGGGAAACACTTCAAAAACCCCAATCGGAAGCTGTGAAAAGCGTTCAATCGACCAACTGGACAAAGCGGGAGGAAAGTTCGGTAATGGCTTACATCTGCAAGCTGAAACCACGCCATGGGCAGCTATCGTTAGAGAAGTGTGTGGAGCTGGGTGTTCCGCCCGGGCCTCTGTTGGGACAGCTGAAAAATGGCAACGATGTTACGCTTCCCGATGGTCGCGTTGTGAGATCGTGTGAGGTGCGGGCGCCCGATGATCCCGGTCCGGTGTTCATGTTCATCGACATTCCCAGCCGGGAGTACATGGACGATTTCGTGGCAAAGGCGGAACTGTTTGAGAAGTATCAGCAAACAGCGGCGGAAGAATCCGATCAGGCCATATTCGTGGTGCACTTCAGTCCGCTCGATGTGATGCGCTGTGATGAGTATCGACAGTTTATGGACCGGTTTTCCGCCAGCACCAGGCATATTGCGCTGAACGAGGTGAATAGCTTTTCCGGATACATTGCGGCACACCGGATACAGTATCACTTGAACCAACTGGATGGACAAATCTTCCCGCTTCTAAG AGAGGAAAACAATCAGTATGCGGATCCTCCAGCAAACGACACATATTTGGTGCGATCGTCCTCGCTGAGTTACATGCACATTCGACCACCGAAAGGCATCGATAG AACGCTGGAGGCATCCTTGAATCCGCAGGAGTACCTTAATGAACTGGAGCTGTTACCGGACTTTAAAGAGGTACTTGCTGAATTGAAGCAACAACTCGCACAACACACCGCTCGAAGGTCTGCCGCGGTTAGGGCAGAGCAATTTCCACGCTTAATTTTTCTCGGCACCGGATCATCGATTCCGAACAAAACGCGAAACGTTAGTGCTATTTTGATCTTGACTAG CAAACAATCATCGATACTGTTGGACTGTGGCGAAGGAACCGTGGGGCAGATATGGCGAGTTTTTGGGAAAGAGCAAGCAGAAGAAATCTTGCAATCGATAAAAACGGTCTACATTTCTCACCTACATGCAGATCATCATCTAG GTTTGATTGGTCTGCTACAAGCTCGCAAGAAGCTGTTGGGTGATAACTGTGAACGCTTAACCCTGGTGGCACCGGAGCAAATTTCCTACTGGCTGAGGCTGTACGATTGTCGTTTCGAAACCATCCACAAAGACTATGTGCTTGTAAAGAATGCTGATCTG TTGGAAAATCCTCTACAAGATGAAAAGCTGCTAGCAATGGGCATCAAGGAGATTGCCACCTGTCGCGTTCGCCACTGTCCCCATTCGTTCGGGGTCGCGTTGAAAGTGGCATCGCTTGGAACGCACCCGGAAACGAACATCGAAGGAGATGTAAAAATCACGTACAGTGGCGACACGATGCCTTGCGAAAGCTTGATCGAGCTGGGCCGTGATTCGACCGTGCTCATACACGAGGCAACGATGGAGGATGAACTAGCAGCGGAGGCACGCATCAAAATGCACAGTACACTGTCGCAGGCAATCGAACAGGGCCGTAAAATGAATGCACGATACACGCTGCTAACACACTTTAGCCAGCGGTACGCCAAAATTCCCCGCCTCCGGCCAGATCAGCAGCAGACGGGCCTGGGCACCGATCTGGGCATTGCCTTCGACAACATGGAGGTAACGCTGGACGATTTGCCAACATTGTGTAAGTTCTATCCCGCCCTAAAAGCCATGTTTATCAGTCACTTTGAGGAAATGGAACAGAAGGCGATAAAGCGGGGCAACAAAAAGTTACGCCTCGAAACGGCTACCGGAAGCAAAGAATGTTCGCCAACGCGATGA